One Rosa chinensis cultivar Old Blush chromosome 5, RchiOBHm-V2, whole genome shotgun sequence genomic region harbors:
- the LOC112202036 gene encoding tobamovirus multiplication protein 1 isoform X1, whose protein sequence is MFELREGSCLPKVLVGVNVGLALVDAVIAALAFYQLIRIHSRNSQLGWTRQKVFHLLIGSSNLGCLIYLVLTLFAACKGWKCWSNSCGFSLMALPKILFFAAFLLLLSFWVDLCHQADDEDEEDEGSFQEALLEKTFSKTNPLDTDSHRRCFPLRIHIGSRQKIVVLVTVLVFIIMIVCAVIIWIGMGKNPIDSAVVARVYVDLFAIVTLLLGGALACYGLLLCLRMRKVRSERASSEMWKVAGLAVVSVLCFASSAFVALLTDIPMLYHDYQQPVNGVYTALWLILYYFVGSSIPSAYVLWVMRELPPSIAANIRQEEEESTTLTFISDDSNVLPHPQSWTAAMSSRSQVQVSRVSPI, encoded by the exons ATGTTTGAATTGAGAGAAGGGTCTTGTTTGCCAAAGGTGTTGGTGGGTGTGAATGTGGGTCTTGCTCTTGTTGATGCCGTTATAGCTGCCCTTGCATTTTATCAG TTAATTAGGATTCACTCGAGGAATTCACAACTTGGATGGACTCGCCAAAAA GTTTTTCATCTGTTGATTGGCTCTTCGAATTTGG GTTGCTTAATTTATCTTGTATTAACTCTTTTTGCTGCTTGCAAGGGGTGGAAATGTTGGTCCAACTCTTGTGGTTTTAGCCTCATGG CTTTGcccaaaattttgttttttgctgCATTCCTTCTACTTTTATCGTTCTg GGTTGACCTGTGCCATCAGGCAGATGACGAAGATGAGGAGGATGAAGGTAGTTTTCAGGAAGCTTTGTTGGAGAAGACATTTAGCAAAACTAATCCATTGGACACTGATAGTCATAGAAGGTGTTTTCCTCTGCGAATCCATATTGGAAGCCGCCAGAAAATTGTAGTTTTG GTTACTGTGCTAGTTTTTATTATAATGATCGTGTGTGCTGTGATAATCTGGATCGGGATGGGAAAAAATCCCATTGATTCTGCTGTGGTAGCTCGG GTATATGTAGATCTTTTTGCAATAGTAACACTATTATTGGGAGGAGCATTGGCATGTTATG GACTTCTATTATGCTTGAGAATGAGAAAAGTTAGATCTGAGAGAGCCTCTTCTGAGATGTGGAAG GTTGCAGGTTTAGCTGTCGTTTCCGTTCTATGTTTCGCCTCAAGTGCTTTCGTGGCTCTATTAACTGATATTCCT ATGCTTTACCATGACTATCAACAGCCTGTGAATGGTGTTTATACTGCGCTTTGGCTgattttatattattttgtag GTTCATCAATACCCTCAGCGTATGTATTATGGGTCATGAGAGAATTACCACCCTCAATAGCAGCTAACATacgacaagaagaagaagaatcaactACATTAACATTCATCAGTGATGATTCTAACGTATTACCACATCCTCAGAGCTGGACTGCAGCAATGAGCTCGCGGAGCCAG GTGCAGGTATCAAGAGTAAGTCCGATATAA
- the LOC112202036 gene encoding tobamovirus multiplication protein 1 isoform X2 → MFELREGSCLPKVLVGVNVGLALVDAVIAALAFYQLIRIHSRNSQLGWTRQKVFHLLIGSSNLGCLIYLVLTLFAACKGWKCWSNSCGFSLMALPKILFFAAFLLLLSFWVDLCHQADDEDEEDEGSFQEALLEKTFSKTNPLDTDSHRRCFPLRIHIGSRQKIVVLVTVLVFIIMIVCAVIIWIGMGKNPIDSAVVARVYVDLFAIVTLLLGGALACYGLLLCLRMRKVRSERASSEMWKVAGLAVVSVLCFASSAFVALLTDIPMLYHDYQQPVNGVYTALWLILYYFVGSSIPSAYVLWVMRELPPSIAANIRQEEEESTTLTFISDDSNVLPHPQSWTAAMSSRSQVSRVSPI, encoded by the exons ATGTTTGAATTGAGAGAAGGGTCTTGTTTGCCAAAGGTGTTGGTGGGTGTGAATGTGGGTCTTGCTCTTGTTGATGCCGTTATAGCTGCCCTTGCATTTTATCAG TTAATTAGGATTCACTCGAGGAATTCACAACTTGGATGGACTCGCCAAAAA GTTTTTCATCTGTTGATTGGCTCTTCGAATTTGG GTTGCTTAATTTATCTTGTATTAACTCTTTTTGCTGCTTGCAAGGGGTGGAAATGTTGGTCCAACTCTTGTGGTTTTAGCCTCATGG CTTTGcccaaaattttgttttttgctgCATTCCTTCTACTTTTATCGTTCTg GGTTGACCTGTGCCATCAGGCAGATGACGAAGATGAGGAGGATGAAGGTAGTTTTCAGGAAGCTTTGTTGGAGAAGACATTTAGCAAAACTAATCCATTGGACACTGATAGTCATAGAAGGTGTTTTCCTCTGCGAATCCATATTGGAAGCCGCCAGAAAATTGTAGTTTTG GTTACTGTGCTAGTTTTTATTATAATGATCGTGTGTGCTGTGATAATCTGGATCGGGATGGGAAAAAATCCCATTGATTCTGCTGTGGTAGCTCGG GTATATGTAGATCTTTTTGCAATAGTAACACTATTATTGGGAGGAGCATTGGCATGTTATG GACTTCTATTATGCTTGAGAATGAGAAAAGTTAGATCTGAGAGAGCCTCTTCTGAGATGTGGAAG GTTGCAGGTTTAGCTGTCGTTTCCGTTCTATGTTTCGCCTCAAGTGCTTTCGTGGCTCTATTAACTGATATTCCT ATGCTTTACCATGACTATCAACAGCCTGTGAATGGTGTTTATACTGCGCTTTGGCTgattttatattattttgtag GTTCATCAATACCCTCAGCGTATGTATTATGGGTCATGAGAGAATTACCACCCTCAATAGCAGCTAACATacgacaagaagaagaagaatcaactACATTAACATTCATCAGTGATGATTCTAACGTATTACCACATCCTCAGAGCTGGACTGCAGCAATGAGCTCGCGGAGCCAG GTATCAAGAGTAAGTCCGATATAA
- the LOC112202036 gene encoding tobamovirus multiplication protein 1 isoform X3 produces MFELREGSCLPKVLVGVNVGLALVDAVIAALAFYQLIRIHSRNSQLGWTRQKVFHLLIGSSNLGCLIYLVLTLFAACKGWKCWSNSCGFSLMALPKILFFAAFLLLLSFWVDLCHQADDEDEEDEGSFQEALLEKTFSKTNPLDTDSHRRCFPLRIHIGSRQKIVVLVTVLVFIIMIVCAVIIWIGMGKNPIDSAVVARVYVDLFAIVTLLLGGALACYGLLLCLRMRKVRSERASSEMWKMLYHDYQQPVNGVYTALWLILYYFVGSSIPSAYVLWVMRELPPSIAANIRQEEEESTTLTFISDDSNVLPHPQSWTAAMSSRSQVQVSRVSPI; encoded by the exons ATGTTTGAATTGAGAGAAGGGTCTTGTTTGCCAAAGGTGTTGGTGGGTGTGAATGTGGGTCTTGCTCTTGTTGATGCCGTTATAGCTGCCCTTGCATTTTATCAG TTAATTAGGATTCACTCGAGGAATTCACAACTTGGATGGACTCGCCAAAAA GTTTTTCATCTGTTGATTGGCTCTTCGAATTTGG GTTGCTTAATTTATCTTGTATTAACTCTTTTTGCTGCTTGCAAGGGGTGGAAATGTTGGTCCAACTCTTGTGGTTTTAGCCTCATGG CTTTGcccaaaattttgttttttgctgCATTCCTTCTACTTTTATCGTTCTg GGTTGACCTGTGCCATCAGGCAGATGACGAAGATGAGGAGGATGAAGGTAGTTTTCAGGAAGCTTTGTTGGAGAAGACATTTAGCAAAACTAATCCATTGGACACTGATAGTCATAGAAGGTGTTTTCCTCTGCGAATCCATATTGGAAGCCGCCAGAAAATTGTAGTTTTG GTTACTGTGCTAGTTTTTATTATAATGATCGTGTGTGCTGTGATAATCTGGATCGGGATGGGAAAAAATCCCATTGATTCTGCTGTGGTAGCTCGG GTATATGTAGATCTTTTTGCAATAGTAACACTATTATTGGGAGGAGCATTGGCATGTTATG GACTTCTATTATGCTTGAGAATGAGAAAAGTTAGATCTGAGAGAGCCTCTTCTGAGATGTGGAAG ATGCTTTACCATGACTATCAACAGCCTGTGAATGGTGTTTATACTGCGCTTTGGCTgattttatattattttgtag GTTCATCAATACCCTCAGCGTATGTATTATGGGTCATGAGAGAATTACCACCCTCAATAGCAGCTAACATacgacaagaagaagaagaatcaactACATTAACATTCATCAGTGATGATTCTAACGTATTACCACATCCTCAGAGCTGGACTGCAGCAATGAGCTCGCGGAGCCAG GTGCAGGTATCAAGAGTAAGTCCGATATAA
- the LOC112203071 gene encoding agamous-like MADS-box protein AGL29 translates to MGRRKIEMKKVMDSSSRQVTFSKRRTGLFKKAHEIATLCGAEVAIVVFSPGGKPFSFGNPNVDSVADRFLNQEEEDNTDDRGVRRSGKVVERLNQQLADVVKNLEAEKKRGEVIAKALVKAETKWGLTIQERSHGELVKVKQSLEELHESVKARESDMEASSSLLLLANKPAKETKKTVAKSG, encoded by the coding sequence ATGGGGAGGAGAAAAATTGAGATGAAGAAGGTGATGGACAGCAGCTCCAGGCAGGTAACTTTCTCCAAGCGCAGAACCGGACTTTTTAAGAAAGCTCATGAGATTGCTACCCTCTGTGGTGCTGAGGTGGCCATCGTTGTTTTCTCTCCAGGAGGCAAGCCCTTCTCATTTGGTAACCCAAATGTGGACTCAGTAGCAGACAGGTTTCTAAATCAGGAGGAAGAGGACAACACTGATGATCGTGGTGTTCGTCGTTCTGGAAAAGTAGTGGAGAGGCTAAACCAACAGCTCGCCGATGTTGTGAAGAATTTGGAGGCTGAGAAGAAAAGGGGTGAGGTGATTGCTAAGGCACTAGTGAAAGCAGAAACGAAATGGGGGCTTACAATCCAGGAGAGGAGCCACGGTGAGCTTGTAAAAGTGAAGCAGTCGCTTGAGGAGTTGCACGAGAGTGTGAAGGCAAGAGAGAGTGACATGGAGGCATCGTCTTCTTTGCTGCTCCTGGCAAACAAGCCGGCGAAAGAGACTAAGAAGACTGTTGCTAAAAGTGGCTGA